Sequence from the Pedobacter sp. D749 genome:
GCAAAATCACATCAGCCTCATCATTGGCGCTAATAAACACCGAAAAATAATCGGTTCCTTTTATCGTTCCGCGGATTACATCGTCGTTATTTTTAACGATAAAATCCTGTGCATAAGTGGTGAACGCTATTGAAAAAAATAAAATAAAAAGGTTGAAAATCTTCATAAGTTAGCAATATCGGGATACAACGTAAATTATTTAAAAATAATATCCAAAAACAGTAATGATTGAAACGCTCTCTGCATTTTGGGATTTCTTAAAAAAGCCAAAACTTCTAAAACTCAGTAAAGATAATAAATCTCTTTGGAGAGATCTCTTATGGTTGCTCCTACTCGATTTAATATTTGCAGGTATTATAATGGGTATTTATTATATTCTGGTGCATTTTAAAGTTATTAAAGAATATGTTCAGGAAATCGATATCCTGGAAAAGTACGGGTTAACTGTGACCTTTCTTTTGGTCTGTATTTTTGTTCCGGTATTAGAAGAGTTTTTATTTAGATGGCACCTGAGAAAGAAATATCTTTCAATATATTTTGCGTGTTTTACTTTGGGCCTGATATCAAATTACTTTATAAAGAGCATTTTTCTTACGTGGCCTGTTTATATCTTTTTTCTTTTTGTGGCATTAATTGTTCATGGATATTTTAAAAGATTAGACATTCGCAAAAGACTGGTTTTTCAACAGAAATCTTTTGGCTATCTCTTTTATTATGCTGCTATCATATTTGGTTTAACACACTTGGGCAATATTAAAGGTTTAACACTAAGCGATCCCACTTTCATTCTATTTGTCATCTCCCAAATATTTACAGGTATATCGCTTGGTTTTATACGCATCAAATATGGCTTAGGCTATTCAATGTTATTACATGGCTTCTTTAATTTTATCCTATTATTATTAACGGTCTTTTTCTCTTAAATTGGGAGTTTATCTTTTCTAAACCTTTAACTTTGGTTACTTTTATCATCCGATAAATCTATTTGTCGGTGTAATCATAAAATCAGTGTAATCACATGAATAAAAAACTCTTTCTCCTCGACGGTATGGCGCTAATGTACAGGGCGCATTTTGCATTAAGTAAAAATCCGCGTTTTACCTCAACAGGTATCAATACATCGGCAGTAATGGGCTTTACCAATACCTTATTAGATGTTTTGAAGAAAGAAAAACCGACACACATTGCAGTGGTTTTTGATACTGAAGCCCCAACTGAAAGGCATACCTCTTTCGAAGCGTATAAAGCACACCGCCAGGCCATGCCTGAAGATCTGGCAGCAGCAATGCCTTATGTAATTAAATTGATTACTGGTTTCAATATCCCCGTAATTACTTCTGATGGTTACGAGGCAGATGATATTATTGGTACACTGGCCAAAAAAGCCGAACAAAAAGGCTATCAGGTTTACTGTATGACCCCTGATAAGGATTTTGCACAACTGGTTTCTGAAAATATTTTTATTTACAAACCTGCCCGTATGGGTAATGATATGGAAATATTGGGTGTAAAAGAAGTATTGGCTAAATGGGAGATCGAAAATGTATTACAGGTGATCGATATCCTGGGCTTATGGGGCGATGCTGTAGATAATATCCCAGGTATTCCGGGCATCGGCGAAAAAACCGCAAAAGCCCTGATCAAACAATATGGCTCTATGGAGAACATTATTGCAAACTCCCACGAGCTAAAAGGAAAACAACGGGAAAACGTAGAAAACTTTGCAGAACAGGGATTAATGTCTAAAAAACTAGCGACAATTCTCTTGGATGTTCCCGTTGAATTGGATGAGGCCAGTTTAGAACTCTGTGATCCGAGCCGTGATTTATTAGAACCATTATTTACCGAATTAGAATTCAGGACTTTAGGACGCAGGGTATTTGGTGATGAATTTTCGGTAACCACAGCGCGCTTTCAGGAGGGTACGCAAACAGATTT
This genomic interval carries:
- a CDS encoding type II CAAX prenyl endopeptidase Rce1 family protein; this translates as MIETLSAFWDFLKKPKLLKLSKDNKSLWRDLLWLLLLDLIFAGIIMGIYYILVHFKVIKEYVQEIDILEKYGLTVTFLLVCIFVPVLEEFLFRWHLRKKYLSIYFACFTLGLISNYFIKSIFLTWPVYIFFLFVALIVHGYFKRLDIRKRLVFQQKSFGYLFYYAAIIFGLTHLGNIKGLTLSDPTFILFVISQIFTGISLGFIRIKYGLGYSMLLHGFFNFILLLLTVFFS